DNA from Chryseomicrobium sp. FSL W7-1435:
ACTGTATCCGGTATATTAATTGTCGTAGCACCAGCTTTGATAACCTCTGTTATAATCCTAGCCAAAAACTCTTTATTGGACCGCGTTGCATCTTCTGCGGACCATTGCACGAGTGGGAAGTACTTGCGGGCAAGTTTGACCGATTGCACGGCAATTTCGACTACCTGATCAGGTGTTTTCTTCAATTTATATTCCATATGAATCGGTGAAGTGGCAATAAAGGTGTGAAGATGGGGTTGCGCACCGTATTTTAATGCTTCATAGGAAGTAATAATGTCAGATTCTATTGCCCGTGCAAGGCCAGTTACTGTCGTATTTTGAACAGTTTTTGCGATTTGTTTTACAGCTTCAAAATCACCTTGAGAGGATGCAGGAAAACCTGCTTCAATAACTGCGACTCCGTAACGTTCAAGTTGCCGTGCAATTTCTATTTTCTCTGCTGTATTTAAATTGATACCTGCAGACTGTTCACCATCCCGCAATGTTGTGTCAAAAATATCAATTTTGCCCACTAGTCACCACTTCCTTCTGAGGTTGTTGAGAAGCCTGGACAAACGGCATCATTTTGCGTAGTTTAGCGCCAACTTCTTCAATCTGGTGCGTTGTTTCACTCTCTTTAATCCGTGTATAGTTCGGACGGTTTTGTTCATTTTCTTGAATCCATTCTCTTGCAAACTTTCCTTCTTGAATATCTGTTAGGATATCTTTCATACGTTGTTTCGTGTCTCCATCTACTACACGTGGGCCTGACACGAAATCTCCCCATTCAGCTGTATCTGAGATTGAGTAACGCATCCCTGTCATACCGCCCTCATACATCAAATCGACAATCAATTTCAGCTCATGCATCGTTTCAAAATAAGCAAGTTCAGGCTGGTAACCTGCTTCTACAAGTGTTTCAAAACCAGCTTTTACTAGAGCTGTTAGACCACCACACAACACTGCTTGTTCTCCAAATAGATCTGTTTCGGTTTCCTCTTTAAATGTTGTTTCCAGAACCCCAGCTCGTGCACTACCAATTCCCTTGGCATAAGCTAGAGCAAGCTCAGTAGCATGACCCGATGCATCTTGGTGGATAGCTACTAGTGCAGGAACTCCAGCCCCCGCTTCGTACGTTCGTCGTACCAGATGGCCTGGTCCTTTAGGAGCCACTAAAAATACATCGACATCATTCGGAGCAACAATTTGATCAAAATGGACGTTGAAGCCGTGAGCAAATACTAGCGATTTTCCAGCACTTAAATGTGGAGCGATTTCTGCTTCATACACCGCTTTTTGACGTTCATCAGGAAGTAACACCATGATCAGATCTGCTTGTTGAGCAGCCTGTTCTACAGTTGTAACTTGAAGGCCATCTTGCGCCGCCTGATCAAAAGATTTACCTGCTCTTACACCCACTACAACATCAAAGCCACTTTCATGTAGATTGCGTGCGTGAGCATGTCCTTGTGAGCCGTACCCGATTACAGCAATTTTCTTATCTTGAAGCACCTGTTCGTTGATATCTCCGTTATAGTACATTTTTGTCATGTTAGTTCCTCCTAATAGGTTAGTAGTTTCACTGGCACTTGAACTTTCTGGTGTTCGCGAGCAAAAGCAGTAACGCCAGTTCTTGTTAATTCTTTGATTCCATAAGGTTTTACTAAATCTACAAATGCATCAATCTTTTCAGGATTTCCTGTTAATTGATAGGTCACGACAAGCTTTCCTGCATCAATTATTTGAGCTCGAAATGGTTCGATTAATGTAGCAAGTTCTAGCCGTTTAGTAGCTGGTGCTTGTACCTTAATGAGTGCGAGTTCACGAATGACTAATGATTGATCCGTTAAATCTTGAACCTTTAACACATCTACTTGTTTTTGGAGTTGTTTAAGTAGCTGTTCTAATTTTTGAGCGTCTTCAACATGTACAACGAAGGTCATTTTTGAAATGGTAGGTTGTTCCGTATGCCCTACCGTCATACTCTCGATGTTGAATTGCCGTTTCATCATGAGACCAGTTACACGATTTAAAACACCACTTTGATTGGTGACTGTGACAGTAATGATACGTTTCACGATGGCTTCACCCCCACCATTTCATGTAAGGCTTTTCCTGGCGCAACCATTGGCGTGACGGGCTCTTGCTGTTCGATTCGACAGTCAATCAATACGGGTTCATTTGATAGCAAAAGTTCCGGCAGTTGCAGTCTCGCTTGCTCTAAAGTATCAATTCGCACTCCTTGAATATCGTAAGCTGCGGCCAGTTTTACAAAGTCTGGCTGCACTGGCATCAACGACTGTGAATAGCGCTCCTCATAAAAAGCTTTTTGCCACTGGCGAACCATCCCTAGACTTTGATTGTTCAAAATTAGGATTTTTACTGGTATTCTCCTTTCCTGTAAAAGAGAGAGCTCTTGCATAGTCATTTGAAATCCAGCATCCCCTACTACGGCAACAACTCGTTCTTCTGGAAACGCCAATTGGGCACCAATTGCCGCTGGAAAACCAAAGCCCATTGTTC
Protein-coding regions in this window:
- the ilvN gene encoding acetolactate synthase small subunit yields the protein MKRIITVTVTNQSGVLNRVTGLMMKRQFNIESMTVGHTEQPTISKMTFVVHVEDAQKLEQLLKQLQKQVDVLKVQDLTDQSLVIRELALIKVQAPATKRLELATLIEPFRAQIIDAGKLVVTYQLTGNPEKIDAFVDLVKPYGIKELTRTGVTAFAREHQKVQVPVKLLTY
- the ilvC gene encoding ketol-acid reductoisomerase, which encodes MTKMYYNGDINEQVLQDKKIAVIGYGSQGHAHARNLHESGFDVVVGVRAGKSFDQAAQDGLQVTTVEQAAQQADLIMVLLPDERQKAVYEAEIAPHLSAGKSLVFAHGFNVHFDQIVAPNDVDVFLVAPKGPGHLVRRTYEAGAGVPALVAIHQDASGHATELALAYAKGIGSARAGVLETTFKEETETDLFGEQAVLCGGLTALVKAGFETLVEAGYQPELAYFETMHELKLIVDLMYEGGMTGMRYSISDTAEWGDFVSGPRVVDGDTKQRMKDILTDIQEGKFAREWIQENEQNRPNYTRIKESETTHQIEEVGAKLRKMMPFVQASQQPQKEVVTSGQN